In a single window of the Lynx canadensis isolate LIC74 chromosome E2, mLynCan4.pri.v2, whole genome shotgun sequence genome:
- the ZNF784 gene encoding zinc finger protein 784 has product MAAARPEPPSPSSAAPEPRSPETPDLVLVPDDGRPATPPSDLIEIQVVKVTDTTLVPEPPEPGSLHCALCPAAFRLVSELLFHEHGHLAGAEGGGQGGDPSRCHVCGHSCPGPASLRAHYSLHTGERPYRCALCPRAFKALAPLLRHQHRHGVEPGTSRRPPEAAAAREQRPGVPQERSEVVMAAAAAGAAVGKPFACRFCAKPFRRSSDMRDHERVHTGERPYHCGICGKGFTQSSVLSGHARIHTGERPFRCALCDRTFNNSSNFRKHQRTHFHGPGPGVGDSGSQLASGAEEPGSGCGAGDGLEEGQGETAKVKVEVAQ; this is encoded by the exons ATGGCTGCCGCGCGCCCGGAGCCCCCGAGTCCGAGCTCAGCGGCCCCGGAGCCGCGATCCCCGGAGACGCCGGACCTG gTCCTGGTGCCAGATGATGGCCGGCCCGCCACACCCCCGAGTGACCTCATCGAGATCCAGGTGGTGAAGGTGACGGACACCACGCTGGTACCTGAGCCCCCGGAGCCAGGTTCCCTCCACTGTGCCTTGTGCCCAGCTGCCTTCCGGCTGGTGTCTGAGCTGCTGTTCCACGAACATGGCCACCTGGCGGGGGCTGAGGGCGGCGGGCAGGGTGGGGACCCCAGCCGGTGTCATGTGTGTGGCCACAGCTGTCCGGGCCCCGCCAGCCTCCGCGCGCACTACAGCCTGCACACGGGGGAGCGGCCCTACCGCTGCGCCCTCTGCCCCCGGGCCTTCAAGGCCCTGGCGCCTCTGCTGCGGCACCAGCACCGACACGGGGTGGAGCCGGGGACCTCTCGGAGGCCCCcggaggcggcggcggctcgGGAACAGAGGCCCGGGGTGCCCCAGGAGAGGTCGGAGGTGGTgatggcggcggcggcagcgggcgCGGCGGTGGGGAAGCCTTTCGCCTGCAGGTTCTGCGCCAAGCCGTTCCGCCGCTCGTCAGACATGCGCGACCACGAGCGGGTGCACACGGGCGAGCGGCCCTACCACTGCGGCATCTGCGGCAAGGGCTTCACCCAGTCCTCGGTGCTCAGCGGCCACGCGCGCATCCACACCGGGGAGCGCCCCTTCCGCTGCGCCCTGTGCGATCGCACTTTCAACAACTCCTCTAACTTCCGCAAACACCAGCGCACCCACTTCCACGGGccagggccaggggtgggggactCTGGCAGCCAGCTGGCCTCCGGGGCCGAGGAGCCAGGGAGTGGCTGTGGGGCAGGAGACGGTCTGGAAGAAGGCCAAGGGGAGACGGCAAAGGTGAAGGTGGAGGTCGCCCAGTAG